One part of the Stigmatopora argus isolate UIUO_Sarg chromosome 8, RoL_Sarg_1.0, whole genome shotgun sequence genome encodes these proteins:
- the med8 gene encoding mediator of RNA polymerase II transcription subunit 8, whose amino-acid sequence MSVASIRGRPTRRRLTFAFAFARQQREEKQLEASLDSLITQVAHVKNALHAFIFKLENEYERLAWPSVLDNFALLSGQLNTINKLLKNDKTPWLRNQLIIPLLLSQDRDEELAKMTEQRVPVFSHEMVPDYLRTKPDPDVEEQEKQLSAEAARVTPEAAQKQIQTLNKLCSGLLEKLSNPRDEREAEGAGSRLGKAWFNPADTAALVGAVAFGKGLSKCRPPASAPGVPGAPAGGGPTLQQVTIGGQAGGPSQQPGQPGKMPGIKTNIKSASSAMHPYGR is encoded by the exons ATGTCCGTCGCTTCAATCCGCGGACGCCCGACTCGGCGACGTTTGACGTTTGCGTTTGCGTTTGCGCGGCAGCAACGAGAGGAGAAGCAGCTGGAGGCGTCCCTGGACTCGCTGATCACGCAAGTGGCGCATGTCAAGAACGCTCTTCACGCCTTCATCTTCAAGCTGGAGAACGAGTACGAGCGACTGGCCTG GCCGTCGGTGCTGGACAACTTTGCCCTGCTCTCGGGCCAGCTCAACACCATCAACAAGCTGCTGAAGAACGACAAGACGCCGTGGCTGCGCAACCAGCTGATCATCCCGCTGCTGCTGTCGCAAGACCGCGACGAGGAGCTGGCC AAAATGACGGAGCAGCGCGTGCCCGTCTTCAGCCACGAGATGGTCCCCGACTACCTGCGCACCAAACCCGACCCGGACGTGGAGGAGCAGGAAAAGCAGCTGAGCGCCGAGGCCGCCCGCGTCACGCCCGAAGCGGCCCAG AAGCAGATCCAGACGCTGAACAAGTTGTGTTCCGGCCTGCTGGAGAAGCTCAGCAACCCCAGAGACGAGCGCGAGGCGGAAGGCGCCG GCTCCCGTCTGGGCAAAGCTTGGTTCAACCCGGCCGACACGGCCGCCCTGGTGGGGGCGGTGGCCTTCGGCAAAGGGCTGTCCAAGTGCCGGCCGCCCGCCTCGGCGCCGGGCGTCCCCGGGGCGCCCGCCGGCGGGGGACCCACCCTGCAGCAGGTCACCATCGGGGGACAGGCAGGGGGACCCTCCCAGCAGCCGGGACAGCCAG GCAAGATGCCGGGCATCAAGACCAACATCAAATCGGCGTCGTCCGCCATGCACCCTTACGGCAGATGA
- the stil gene encoding SCL-interrupting locus protein homolog isoform X2 — MSCPLNLQALPAHVFHQALSPDDTERSVGRSLMTHSFPKCRRSLWDGRPTGEQRRLQLCSHRKPRLLLREKALHLAQRHVRCSDASQVDCFFLGTLDVDADEEGGVTVTLERFDPGRAGVPAAAVPGDFLVPCFFSGREDDARWEAELRRSISELRADLCGRPLDLHELLKVRGRVCCQRQADAASFRLDWSFVCPSVSLDVHPVRPVPVVPTALVKSLTDVGRLAATGRCRRGFLTMQESRKLLLLLETDPNAAVRPLVGVWLSDVSRVSDPKVLAWCLRFHFGSALQDRVPSEDGAFLLVLFVSPRAAPEFFRCRRPASGPPGCRLLSASRRVTLYRPAEGRTLEFELSPEEGDGGGRVPASPDAPSSSPRGDVEAVGERDSGLEDQDWSPRPSPRPHLPAQWLPQVHPAVPELSPASPWRQAPVSCGASRRRPPPRGPRPFEPSATSIVHP, encoded by the exons ATGAGCTGTCCGCTCAATCTCCAAGCTCTGCCGGCTCATGTTTTCCACCAAGCATTGAGCCCCGACGACACCGAGAGAAG TGTCGGGCGCTCCCTGATGACGCACAGCTTCCCCAAATGCAGAAGGTCTTTGTGGGATGGTCGCCCCACTGGAGAACAACGCcgtcttcagctctgctctcaCCG GAAGCCCCGCCTCCTGCTGCGCGAGAAAGCGCTTCACCTGGCTCAGCGTCACGTCCGCTGCTCTGACGCGTCCCAGGTCGACTGTTTCTTCCTGGGCACCCTGGACGTGGATGCAG ACGAGGAGGGAGGCGTGACGGTGACCCTGGAGCGCTTCGATCCGGGGCGGGCCGGCgtccccgccgccgccgtgccGGGGGACTTCCTGGTTCCTTGTTTCTTCTCCGGCCGTGAGGATGACGCGCGATGGGAGGCGGAGCTCCGGCGCTCCATCTCG GAGTTGCGGGCCGATTTGTGCGGGCGACCTCTGGATCTGCACGAGCTGCTGAAGGTGAGAGGTCGCGTCTGCTGCCAGCGGCAGGCGGATGCCGCCTCTTTCCGGCTGGACTGGTCCTTTGTTTGTCCTTCCGTGAGCTTGGACGTCCACCCGGTCCGCCCCGTCCCCGTCGTCCCCACGGCGCTGGTCAAGAGCCTGACGGACGTCGGGCGCCTGGCGGCGACCGGCAGATGCCGACGAGG GTTTTTGACCATGCAAGAGAGCCGGaagctgttgctgctgctggagACGGACCCCAACGCTGCCGTACGGCCGCTGGTGGGCGT CTGGCTGAGCGACGTGAGCCGGGTGTCCGACCCGAAAGTGCTGGCCTGGTGTCTCCGATTCCACTTTGGCTCCGCCCTCCAAGACAG GGTCCCGTCGGAGGACGGCGCCTTCCTGCTGGTCCTCTTTGTCTCGCCGCGCGCCGCTCCCGAATTCTTCCGGTGCCGACGTCCCGCTTCGGGTCCGCCGGGCTGCCGGCTGCTGAGCGCCTCGCGCCGCGTGACGCTCTACCGG CCCGCGGAAGGCCGGACTTTGGAGTTTGAGCTGAGTCCGGAGGAGGGAGACGGCGGCGGACGAGTCCCGGCGTCGCCAGACGCTCCGAGCTCCTCGCCCAG GGGCGACGTGGAGGCCGTCGGCGAGCGAGATTCCGGCTTGGAAGACCAAGACTGGTCGCCGCGACCTTCGCCTCGTCCGCACCTCCCCGCTCAGTGG CTTCCTCAGGTTCACCCGGCGGTTCCGGAACTTTCGC CAGCGTCGCCGTGGCGACAG GCGCCAGTCTCCTGTGGGGCTTCCAGACGCCGCCCCCCGCCGAGGGGACCACGCCCCTTCGAGCCGAGCGCGACATCCATCGTCCACCCGTG A
- the ptbp1b gene encoding LOW QUALITY PROTEIN: polypyrimidine tract-binding protein 1b (The sequence of the model RefSeq protein was modified relative to this genomic sequence to represent the inferred CDS: substituted 3 bases at 3 genomic stop codons), translating to MTSAVADGDRRSKGDPGGLWTPSRVVHVRKLPDDVGEGELLGLGLPFGDVTNLLLLKAKNQAFLEMSSVECAHNLVSYYSAVLPLIRNHPVFVQFSKHKELKTDREVKPSPLSSKAVAEXSRRRSSPCSGAPGKXRPPAPSGPXRAPPPAEPSAPPPGGVLRVVVDNMMYPVSLDALCQIFSKFGSVLRIIIFTKNGQFQALLQYPDGASAQAAKMYLDGQNIYNGCCTLRIHFSKLSGLNVKFNSDKSRDFTRPHLPAGDVDPRRLAAAVASGVVSAAPYLVPPHVFPPAFAVQPAGLAGPFPARPPFPPALVGNRVLLVSNLHPERVTPHCLFILFGVYGDVMLVKILFNRKDNALVQMADAAQAQLATWHLNGQRLHGKALRVTASKHGSVRRPREAHRAEGLTRDFSCSPLHRFKNPASKNYANIYPPSATLHLSNIPPSVLEDDLRAIFSGHGARVLAFKFFQKDHKMALIRMSSVEEATEALILYHNRDLGERRRLRVSFSKSDI from the exons ATGACCAGCGCA GTAGCCGACGGGGACCGGCGCTCCAAAGGCGACCCCGGGGGCCTGTGGACGCCGTCCAGGGTGGTCCACGTCCGCAAACTTCCCGACGACGTCGGCGAAGGCGAGCTCCTGGGCCTGGGGCTTCCCTTCGGCGACGTCACCAACCTCCTCCTGCTCAAAGCCAAGAACCAG GCCTTCCTGGAGATGTCGTCGGTGGAGTGCGCTCACAACCTGGTGTCTTACTACTCGGCCGTGCTGCCTTTGATCCGCAACCATCCCGTCTTCGTGCAGTTCTCCAAGCACAAGGAACTCAAGACGGACCGCGAGGTAAAGCCGTCGCCGTTGTCAAGTAAGGCCGTCGCCGAGTGAAGCCGTCGCCGGTCGTCTCCGTGCTCCGGCGCCCCGGGGAAATGACGCCCGCCCGCTCCCTCTGGCCCCTAGAGGGCGCCTCCGCCGGCCGAGCCGTCGGCGCCGCCCCCTGGTGGCGTGTTGCGCGTGGTGGTGGACAACATGATGTATCCCGTCAGTCTGGATGCGCTCTGTCAG ATCTTCTCCAAGTTCGGCAGCGTGCTGAGGATCATCATCTTCACCAAGAACGGCCAGTTCCAGGCTCTTCTCCAGTACCCCGACGGCGCCTCTGCGCAAGCGGCTAAAATG TACCTGGACGGCCAGAACATCTACAACGGCTGCTGCACGCTGCGAATCCACTTCTCCAAGCTGAGCGGCCTCAACGTCAAGTTCAACAGCGACAAGAGTCGAGACTTCACCAGGCCGCACCTCCCCGCCGGAGACGTCGATCCCCGCCGCCTGGCCGCGGCCGTCGCCTCGG GCGTGGTGTCCGCCGCGCCCTACCTGGTCCCGCCTCACGTCTTCCCCCCGGCCTTTGCCGTCCAGCCCGCAG GTTTGGCGGGGCCCTTCCCCGCCCGGCCGCCTTTCCCGCCGGCGCTGGTGGGAAATAGAGTCCTGCTGGTCAGCAACCTCCACCCCGAG AGGGTGACGCCCCACTGCCTCTTCATTCTCTTTG GCGTGTACGGCGACGTGATGCTCGTCAAGATCCTCTTCAACAGGAAGGACAACGCGCTGGTGCAAATGGCCGACGCCGCCCAGGCGCAGCTGG CCACGTGGCACCTGAACGGGCAGCGACTGCACGGCAAGGCGCTCCGCGTGACGGCGTCCAAACACGGCAGCGTGCGGCGGCCCCGCGAGGCCCACCGGGCCGAGGGGCTGACCCGCGACTTCAGCTGCTCGCCGCTGCACCGCTTCAAGAATCCCGCCTCCAAGAACTACGCCAACATCTACCCGCCCTCGGCCACGCTGCACCTCTCCAACATCCC GCCCTCGGTGCTGGAGGACGACCTGAGGGCCATCTTCTCCGGCCACGGCGCCCGCGTGCTCGCCTTCAAGTTCTTCCA GAAGGACCACAAGATGGCGCTGATCCGAATGAGCTCGGTGGAGGAGGCCACCGAGGCCCTGATCCTGTACCACAATCGCGACCTGGGCGAGCGCCGCCGCCTGCGGGTGTCCTTTTCCAAGTCGGACATCTGA
- the stil gene encoding SCL-interrupting locus protein homolog isoform X1, whose translation MSCPLNLQALPAHVFHQALSPDDTERRSVGRSLMTHSFPKCRRSLWDGRPTGEQRRLQLCSHRKPRLLLREKALHLAQRHVRCSDASQVDCFFLGTLDVDADEEGGVTVTLERFDPGRAGVPAAAVPGDFLVPCFFSGREDDARWEAELRRSISELRADLCGRPLDLHELLKVRGRVCCQRQADAASFRLDWSFVCPSVSLDVHPVRPVPVVPTALVKSLTDVGRLAATGRCRRGFLTMQESRKLLLLLETDPNAAVRPLVGVWLSDVSRVSDPKVLAWCLRFHFGSALQDRVPSEDGAFLLVLFVSPRAAPEFFRCRRPASGPPGCRLLSASRRVTLYRPAEGRTLEFELSPEEGDGGGRVPASPDAPSSSPRGDVEAVGERDSGLEDQDWSPRPSPRPHLPAQWLPQVHPAVPELSPASPWRQAPVSCGASRRRPPPRGPRPFEPSATSIVHP comes from the exons ATGAGCTGTCCGCTCAATCTCCAAGCTCTGCCGGCTCATGTTTTCCACCAAGCATTGAGCCCCGACGACACCGAGAGAAG AAGTGTCGGGCGCTCCCTGATGACGCACAGCTTCCCCAAATGCAGAAGGTCTTTGTGGGATGGTCGCCCCACTGGAGAACAACGCcgtcttcagctctgctctcaCCG GAAGCCCCGCCTCCTGCTGCGCGAGAAAGCGCTTCACCTGGCTCAGCGTCACGTCCGCTGCTCTGACGCGTCCCAGGTCGACTGTTTCTTCCTGGGCACCCTGGACGTGGATGCAG ACGAGGAGGGAGGCGTGACGGTGACCCTGGAGCGCTTCGATCCGGGGCGGGCCGGCgtccccgccgccgccgtgccGGGGGACTTCCTGGTTCCTTGTTTCTTCTCCGGCCGTGAGGATGACGCGCGATGGGAGGCGGAGCTCCGGCGCTCCATCTCG GAGTTGCGGGCCGATTTGTGCGGGCGACCTCTGGATCTGCACGAGCTGCTGAAGGTGAGAGGTCGCGTCTGCTGCCAGCGGCAGGCGGATGCCGCCTCTTTCCGGCTGGACTGGTCCTTTGTTTGTCCTTCCGTGAGCTTGGACGTCCACCCGGTCCGCCCCGTCCCCGTCGTCCCCACGGCGCTGGTCAAGAGCCTGACGGACGTCGGGCGCCTGGCGGCGACCGGCAGATGCCGACGAGG GTTTTTGACCATGCAAGAGAGCCGGaagctgttgctgctgctggagACGGACCCCAACGCTGCCGTACGGCCGCTGGTGGGCGT CTGGCTGAGCGACGTGAGCCGGGTGTCCGACCCGAAAGTGCTGGCCTGGTGTCTCCGATTCCACTTTGGCTCCGCCCTCCAAGACAG GGTCCCGTCGGAGGACGGCGCCTTCCTGCTGGTCCTCTTTGTCTCGCCGCGCGCCGCTCCCGAATTCTTCCGGTGCCGACGTCCCGCTTCGGGTCCGCCGGGCTGCCGGCTGCTGAGCGCCTCGCGCCGCGTGACGCTCTACCGG CCCGCGGAAGGCCGGACTTTGGAGTTTGAGCTGAGTCCGGAGGAGGGAGACGGCGGCGGACGAGTCCCGGCGTCGCCAGACGCTCCGAGCTCCTCGCCCAG GGGCGACGTGGAGGCCGTCGGCGAGCGAGATTCCGGCTTGGAAGACCAAGACTGGTCGCCGCGACCTTCGCCTCGTCCGCACCTCCCCGCTCAGTGG CTTCCTCAGGTTCACCCGGCGGTTCCGGAACTTTCGC CAGCGTCGCCGTGGCGACAG GCGCCAGTCTCCTGTGGGGCTTCCAGACGCCGCCCCCCGCCGAGGGGACCACGCCCCTTCGAGCCGAGCGCGACATCCATCGTCCACCCGTG A
- the dph5 gene encoding diphthine methyl ester synthase encodes MLYLVGLGLGDAADITVKGLQVVKKCSRVYLEAYTSILTVGKEALEEFYGKEIILADRHLVEQEAEQILNDAKETDVAFLVVGDPFGATTHSDLVLRAARAGIPYQVVHNASVLNAVGCCGLQLYSFGETVSLVFWTESWRPESFYDKILQNRRAGLHTLCLLDIKVKEQSLENLMRGKEIYEEPRFMSVSQAASQLLEIVRGRRERGDGEPDGEPDGAGLTEDSPCVGLARLGAADQEIRVATLAQMSACDLGAPLHSLVLPGRLHPLEADALRLYAGPDVPPCLAEPPGPASRP; translated from the exons ATGCTGTACCTGGTCGGTCTGGGTCTGGGCGACGCCGCCGACATCACCGTCAAAGGTTTGCAGGTGGTGAAGAAGTGTTCGCGCGTCTACCTGGAGGCCTACACCTCCATCTTGACTGTGGGCAAAGAAGCGCTG GAGGAGTTTTACGGCAAGGAGATCATCTTGGCCGATCGCCATTTGGTGGAGCAGGAAGCCGAGCAAATCCTCAATGACGCCAAGGAGACGGACGTGGCTTTCCTGGTGGTGGGGGACCCCTTTGG CGCCACCACGCACAGCGACCTGGTGCTGAGGGCCGCGCGGGCCGGGATCCCTTATCAGGTTGTCCACAACGCCTCCGTCCTCAACGCGGTGGGCTGCTGTGGTCTGCAG TTGTACAGCTTTGGCGAGACGGTGTCGCTGGTCTTCTGGACCGAGTCGTGGCGCCCCGAGAGCTTCTACGACAAGATCCTCCAGAACCGGCGCGCCGGCCTGCACACGCTCTGCTTGCTGG ATATCAAAGTCAAGGAGCAGTCCTTGGAGAACCTGATGCG AGGCAAGGAGATCTACGAAGAGCCACGCTTCATGAGCGTTTCCCAGGCCGCCTCTCAGCTGCTGGAAATCGTCCGCGGGAGGCGGGAGCGCGGGGACGGGGAGCCCGACGGCGAGCCCGACGGCGCCGGCCTGACGGAGGACTCGCCCTGCGTGGGCCTGGCCAGGCTGGGTGCCGCCGACCAGGAGATCCGCGTGGCCACGCTGGCCCAGATGAGCGCCTGCGACCTGGGCGCCCCGCTCCACTCGCTGGTGCTTCCCGGCCGGCTGCACCCGTTGGAGGCGGACGCCTTGCGGCTGTACGCCGGCCCGGACGTCCCGCCGTGCCTCGCCGAGCCGCCGGGTCCCGCGTCACGTCCTTGA
- the zbtb37 gene encoding zinc finger and BTB domain-containing protein 37 has product MERSDSVQLDVPDFGNSVLSHLNQLRVQGRLCDIVVHVEGRGFRAHKAVLAASSPYFRDHASLGRTGAVSLTLIRRACVFERLLAFCYTGRLRLPLADVVSYLTAASFLQMQQVIDRCTRVLEEIHLEMGLARRPEEAAAAVKAEPRPGEFLAVEAEPARLAEGADGSGGVPVEDRRAPSPSPGKTEELPRDGSQGEEEAEEEEEATATATATAADGERGGDPAGERWYRYNPRLTCIYCCKSFNQKGSLDRHMRLHMGITPFACRLCGKKYTRKDQLEYHIRKHTGNKPFACRLCAKSFPFRAILNQHLRKNHPGHRPPQSASPEEGPRRAHAADTGPG; this is encoded by the exons aTGGAGCGCTCGGACAGCGTCCAGCTGGACGTCCCAGACTTCGGCAATTCGGTCCTGTCGCACCTGAACCAGCTGCGCGTCCAAGGGCGGCTGTGCGACATCGTGGTGCACGTGGAGGGCCGCGGCTTCCGGGCCCACAAGGCGGTGCTGGCCGCCAGCTCGCCCTACTTCCGCGACCACGCCTCGCTGGGGCGGACGGGCGCCGTGTCGCTCACCCTCATCCGCCGGGCGTGCGTCTTCGAGCGCCTGCTGGCCTTCTGCTACACGGGGCGCCTGCGCCTGCCGCTGGCCGACGTGGTCAGCTACCTGACGGCCGCCAGCTTCCTGCAGATGCAGCAGGTCATCGACCGCTGCACGCGGGTCCTGGAGGAGATCCACCTAGAGATGGGGCTGGCCCGCCGCCCGGaggaggccgccgccgccgtcaagGCCGAGCCCCGGCCCGGGGAGTTCCTCGCCGTCGAGGCCGAACCCGCCCGGCTCGCGGAGGGCGCCGACGG GTCCGGCGGCGTCCCGGTGGAAGATCGGAGAGCCCCGAGTCCATCTCCCGGGAAAACGGAAGAGCTGCCCCGCGACGGCTCGCAG ggcgaggaggaggcggaggaggaggaggaggcgacgGCCACGGCCACGGCTACGGCGGCAGATGGAGAACGCGGAGGGGACCCGGCGGGCGAGCGCTGGTACCGCTACAACCCGCGACTGACGTGCATCTACTGCTGCAAGTCGTTCAACCAGAAAGGCAGCCTGGACCGCCACATGCGGCTGCACATGGGCATCACGCCCTTCGCCTGCCGCCTGTGCGGCAAGAAGTACACGCGCAAGGACCAGCTGGAGTACCACATCCGCAAGCACACGGGCAACAAGCCCTTCGCCTGCCGCCTCTGCGCCAAGAGCTTCCCCTTCCGGGCCATCCTCAACCAGCACCTGCGCAAGAACCACCCGGGGCACCGCCCGCCCCAGAGCGCCTCCCCGGAGGAGGGCCCCCGCCGCGCCCACGCCGCCGACACGGGGCCCGGCTGA
- the slc30a7 gene encoding zinc transporter 7, giving the protein MLPLSVKDDEYKPAKFSLLLKLSGWIRSILSDKTSRNLFFFLCLNLSFAFVELSYGIWSNSLGLISDSFHMFFDCTALLAGLAASVVSRWRSNDSFSYGYVRAEVIGGFVNGLFLVFTAFFIFSEGVERALEPPDVHHERLLPVSVAGLAVNLVGIFVFQHGGSGHGHSHGPSQGHGHSHSLFNGAAGHSHHGQGGHSHNEQGGHSHHGHEGHSHHGHEGHSHHGHGGHSHHEDHDAFEDEHRPGSGKQILQGVLLHIVADTLGSVGVIISALLMQNYDLMIADPICSMLIAVLIGVSVVPLLRESVGILMQRTPPSLDRDLPQCYQRVQQLQGVYSVQHPHFWTLCSDVYVGTLKVAVAPDADARWILSQTHGIFTQVGVRQLYVQIEPAAM; this is encoded by the exons ATGTTACCTTTATCCGTGAAGGACGACGAGTATAAACCTGCCAAGTTCAGTCTGCTGCTCAAACTGTCGGGATGGATCAG gtCCATTTTGTCCGACAAGACGTCCCgaaatttgtttttcttcctgtgTTTGAACCTTTCCTTCGCCTTCGTGGAACTAAGCTACGGCATCTGGAGCAACAG TCTAGGCCTGATCTCGGACTCCTTCCACATGTTCTTCGACTGCACGGCGCTGCTGGCGGGCCTGGCGGCGTCCGTCGTCTCCAGGTGGCGCTCCAACGACAGCTTCTCTTACGG GTACGTCCGAGCCGAGGTCATCGGCGGCTTCGTCAACGGGCTCTTCCTCGTCTTCACCGCCTTCTTCATCTTCTCCGAAGGCGTGGAG AGGGCTTTGGAACCCCCGGACGTCCACCACGAGCGCCTCCTTCCCGTCTCGGTGGCCGGCCTGGCCGTCAACCTGGTGGGCATCTTCGTCTTCCAGCACGGCGGGAGTGGACACGGACACTCGCACGGACCCTCACAAG GTCACGGCCACAGCCATTCGCTGTTTAACGGCGCGGCGGGCCACTCCCACCACGGGCAGGGGGGCCACTCCCACAACGAGCAGGGAGGCCACTCCCACCACGGGCACGAAGGCCACTCCCACCACGGGCACGAAGGCCACTCCCACCACGGGCACGGAGGCCACTCCCACCACGAGGACCACGACGCTTTCGAGG ACGAGCACAGGCCGGGTTCGGGCAAACAGATCCTTCAGG GGGTGCTGCTGCACATCGTGGCCGACACCCTGGGCAGCGTGGGCGTCATCATTTCGGCTCTCCTGATGCAGAATTACGACTTGATGATCGCCGATCCCATCTGCTCCATGCTCATCGCCGTCCTCATCGGCGTCAG TGTGGTGCCACTGCTGCGGGAGTCGGTGGGGATTTTGATGCAGAGAACGCCGCCCTCTCTTGACCGAGACCTCCCTCAGTGCTACCAAAGG GTGCAGCAGCTGCAGGGCGTGTACAGCGTGCAGCACCCCCACTTTTGGACGCTGTGCAGCGACGTTTACGTGGGGACGCTGAAGGTGGCGGTGGCCCCGGACGCCGACGCCCGCTGGATTCTCAGTCAGACGCACGGCATCTTCACGCAG GTGGGAGTTCGCCAGCTCTACGTTCAGATCGAGCCGGCCGCCATGTAG